A portion of the Halobacillus ihumii genome contains these proteins:
- a CDS encoding YtnP family quorum-quenching lactonase — METMKIGRATLMWLNGGVTHLDGGAMFGVVPKPLWSRKYPVNEKNQIELRTDPILLQVDGKNLIIDSGIGKDKLTDKEKRNFGVLEESSIEQSLEEAGLTKEDIDFVLMTHLHFDHACGLTSWDKEQLVPTYPNAKIYTSETEWNEMRNPNMRSKNTYWESNWKPVESYVHTFENSFEVLPGLRMVHTSGHSDGHSIIIFEDAGETFIHMADIMPTHAHQNVLWALAYDDFPVTSVHEKKKWMDFGYGKKAWYVFYHDAQYRAIKFDQNGEVMDHLKRVVHAYE; from the coding sequence TTGGAAACAATGAAAATAGGCAGGGCCACATTAATGTGGTTAAATGGCGGAGTAACCCATTTGGATGGCGGAGCTATGTTTGGGGTCGTCCCAAAACCGCTTTGGAGTCGTAAATACCCTGTGAATGAGAAAAATCAAATTGAATTACGCACTGATCCAATTTTATTACAAGTAGACGGTAAGAATTTGATAATTGATTCGGGGATTGGCAAGGACAAGCTGACCGATAAGGAGAAGCGTAATTTCGGGGTGTTAGAAGAATCAAGTATTGAACAAAGTTTAGAAGAAGCAGGTTTAACAAAAGAAGATATTGATTTCGTATTGATGACACATTTACATTTTGATCATGCCTGCGGATTGACGTCCTGGGATAAGGAACAACTCGTGCCAACCTATCCAAATGCAAAAATCTACACGAGTGAAACGGAATGGAACGAAATGAGAAATCCAAATATGCGCTCAAAAAATACGTATTGGGAATCAAATTGGAAGCCCGTTGAATCATATGTACATACATTTGAAAATTCCTTTGAGGTTTTACCGGGCTTACGCATGGTTCATACAAGCGGTCATAGCGATGGTCATTCCATTATAATCTTTGAAGATGCCGGTGAGACATTTATTCACATGGCAGACATCATGCCGACCCACGCTCATCAGAATGTGCTTTGGGCTTTGGCTTATGATGATTTCCCTGTAACCTCTGTACACGAAAAGAAGAAGTGGATGGATTTCGGTTATGGCAAGAAAGCCTGGTACGTTTTTTACCATGATGCACAATACCGAGCGATAAAATTTGATCAAAACGGTGAAGTGATGGATCATTTGAAACGAGTTGTGCATGCATATGAATAA
- a CDS encoding methyl-accepting chemotaxis protein: MKTLRSRVRFIVVLALISLLVLIGFSTYFFTKQTEIADESRQIQSALTASTEIKYLMTDTTRAQQAFFTNPSKETAEAITGSISQVRENAQTYADRYNSYGNVSKEFSSIADRAKQYEQELETLINAFKLLGFSEKEGMYKFINDSYQSFNELVTTINEPELETALLQMKLREQAFLNQPTEEHLSHFKKSSQSFEQVAESISIPDEQATDLNRTLLKYEQSLNTVHSTYNQAAKVKASFEEISVNISNLVNQAIVSSEAINEQILTEQSSMKNFIMILLFVLGGIALLVTLSTGYILIRSITKSVSTLKKSTRIIGDGDLSHRIQLDSKDEMAEIANQFNIMAEKMEGSVQKVLGASDVLNTSSDNLTLVSDQSATQAHEVNDAINQVAVGSQDQAQKIEETTKLIEHVSEAIRDTQLATEDITHRLQEADKEGKDGLQTVTQLEQTSNSFIELASHMSSKVQSASKQSEEVKKIVGTIEDIADSTDLLALNAAIESARAGEAGRGFAVVADEVRKLSERSKQEAGRIHELVLNMSKQMNRLSTDAIQFDDYQTSQNKAVLQTKEAFTRISSYVQDMNHQINQVNTAVNGAETVNEEVKRKLHDISIISEEAVATAEEVAASSENQLTSIEQVHQAATDLQALSQELSSEVSQFTILENKDIDEDLLDEVVSVDDRLVETDEKNSETEPEYNLLQLGEKNDLNMKEEELYDDERKSS; this comes from the coding sequence ATGAAAACATTAAGAAGCCGCGTTCGATTCATCGTTGTATTGGCTTTAATCAGCTTACTAGTTCTGATAGGATTTTCTACATACTTCTTTACGAAGCAGACAGAGATAGCTGACGAAAGCAGACAAATCCAAAGTGCATTAACCGCAAGTACAGAAATTAAGTATTTAATGACGGATACTACCAGGGCACAACAAGCTTTCTTTACAAATCCAAGCAAGGAAACGGCTGAAGCCATTACAGGGTCTATATCACAAGTCAGGGAAAATGCCCAAACCTACGCCGATCGATACAATTCATATGGAAATGTATCAAAGGAATTCTCTTCCATTGCTGATCGCGCCAAACAATATGAACAGGAACTTGAAACACTGATCAATGCATTCAAATTACTTGGGTTCTCTGAAAAAGAAGGAATGTATAAATTTATCAATGATTCCTATCAATCTTTTAACGAGCTAGTCACTACCATCAATGAACCAGAACTTGAAACAGCTTTATTACAAATGAAACTTAGAGAACAGGCCTTTCTAAACCAGCCAACAGAAGAACATTTATCACATTTCAAAAAAAGCTCACAGTCATTTGAACAAGTTGCGGAATCAATAAGCATACCTGATGAACAAGCCACCGATTTAAATCGAACTTTACTTAAATATGAACAATCCTTAAATACCGTACATAGCACCTATAATCAGGCTGCTAAGGTAAAAGCTTCTTTCGAAGAGATCTCAGTCAATATATCGAACCTGGTGAATCAGGCTATTGTTTCTTCAGAAGCCATCAATGAACAGATCTTAACAGAACAAAGTTCAATGAAGAACTTTATTATGATTCTCTTATTCGTACTAGGTGGTATTGCTTTACTCGTAACCTTAAGTACGGGCTATATCTTAATTCGCTCTATAACAAAATCAGTCAGTACACTCAAAAAAAGCACAAGGATCATTGGAGATGGGGACCTTTCTCATCGCATCCAGTTAGATTCAAAAGATGAAATGGCTGAGATCGCGAACCAATTTAATATTATGGCTGAAAAAATGGAGGGTTCTGTTCAGAAGGTGCTAGGAGCTTCAGATGTACTCAATACTTCTTCCGACAATTTGACCCTAGTCTCTGACCAATCTGCCACACAGGCACATGAGGTTAATGATGCTATTAATCAAGTGGCTGTAGGTTCCCAGGATCAAGCCCAGAAAATTGAGGAAACAACGAAGCTGATCGAACATGTTTCAGAAGCGATCAGAGATACACAGCTGGCTACGGAAGATATAACTCACCGCTTACAAGAAGCAGACAAAGAAGGAAAAGATGGATTACAAACAGTCACACAACTCGAACAGACCTCTAATTCCTTTATAGAACTTGCTTCACATATGTCCAGTAAAGTTCAATCGGCATCTAAACAATCGGAAGAAGTAAAGAAAATTGTCGGAACGATTGAAGATATTGCAGATAGTACTGATTTATTAGCACTTAATGCAGCTATTGAATCGGCACGTGCAGGTGAAGCTGGAAGAGGGTTTGCAGTAGTAGCAGATGAAGTAAGAAAACTGTCGGAGCGATCCAAACAAGAAGCAGGAAGGATTCATGAGCTTGTCTTAAATATGTCTAAGCAAATGAACAGACTCTCTACGGACGCCATTCAATTTGATGACTATCAAACTTCACAAAACAAGGCGGTGCTTCAAACAAAAGAAGCTTTTACACGTATTTCATCGTATGTTCAAGATATGAATCATCAGATTAATCAAGTCAATACGGCTGTGAATGGTGCCGAAACTGTAAATGAAGAAGTAAAACGTAAGCTTCACGATATTAGTATTATCTCAGAAGAAGCTGTAGCAACCGCTGAAGAGGTAGCAGCTTCAAGTGAGAATCAACTTACTTCCATAGAACAAGTCCATCAGGCGGCAACAGATTTACAAGCTCTCTCACAAGAATTATCATCAGAGGTAAGCCAATTTACCATCCTTGAAAATAAGGACATTGACGAAGATTTATTGGATGAAGTGGTGAGCGTTGACGATCGACTTGTGGAAACCGATGAAAAGAATAGCGAAACTGAGCCAGAATATAACCTATTACAATTAGGAGAAAAAAATGATTTAAACATGAAGGAAGAAGAATTATACGATGACGAGAGGAAGTCTTCATAA
- a CDS encoding M42 family metallopeptidase, whose protein sequence is MNQETQDLFKTLTELPGAPGNEHHVRKFMKSELEHYSDEIIQDRLGGVFGVRHGKGPKVMVAGHMDEVGFMVTQITKNGMLRFQPLGGWWNQVLLAQRVQVLTDKGPVVGVIGSIPPHNLTPEQRKKPMEMKNMLIDIGADDKEDAAAIGIKPGQSILPICPFTPMANDKKILAKAWDNRYGCGLAIELLKELQGEKLSNQLYSGATVQEEVGLRGAQAASQMIKPDIFYALDASPANDMSGEDKEFGQLGKGALLRILDKSMVTHRGMREFVLDTAETNDIPYQYFVSQGGTDAGRVHVTNNGVPSAVVGICSRYIHTSSSIIHIDDYEAAKELITALVKSTDQNAVDAIRSNV, encoded by the coding sequence ATGAATCAAGAGACACAGGATCTTTTTAAGACACTTACAGAACTCCCGGGAGCACCTGGAAATGAACATCATGTGCGAAAATTTATGAAAAGTGAGTTGGAACATTATTCAGATGAAATTATTCAGGATCGTCTAGGCGGTGTGTTCGGTGTCCGTCACGGCAAAGGGCCAAAGGTAATGGTTGCTGGACACATGGATGAAGTAGGATTTATGGTTACTCAAATTACTAAGAATGGGATGCTTCGTTTTCAGCCTTTAGGAGGCTGGTGGAATCAAGTTTTACTGGCCCAGCGTGTCCAAGTGCTGACAGACAAGGGTCCTGTTGTTGGAGTAATCGGTTCGATTCCTCCTCATAACTTAACACCTGAGCAGCGTAAAAAACCGATGGAAATGAAGAACATGCTGATTGATATCGGTGCGGATGACAAGGAGGATGCAGCGGCTATTGGCATCAAACCTGGTCAATCCATTTTGCCTATTTGCCCGTTCACACCTATGGCAAATGACAAAAAGATATTAGCTAAAGCGTGGGATAACCGATATGGATGCGGCTTGGCAATAGAATTGTTAAAAGAATTACAAGGGGAGAAGCTTTCCAATCAACTGTATTCAGGAGCGACTGTGCAGGAAGAGGTTGGATTGAGAGGGGCTCAAGCAGCTTCACAAATGATTAAGCCAGATATTTTTTATGCCCTGGATGCTTCTCCGGCTAATGATATGAGTGGAGAGGATAAAGAATTCGGTCAACTGGGAAAAGGAGCTCTTCTGCGTATTCTTGATAAGTCGATGGTGACTCACCGCGGCATGAGGGAATTCGTTTTGGATACAGCGGAAACGAATGATATCCCTTACCAATATTTTGTCTCTCAAGGGGGGACAGATGCAGGACGTGTTCACGTAACAAACAATGGTGTTCCTTCAGCTGTTGTTGGAATTTGTTCGAGGTATATCCACACTTCTTCATCGATCATTCATATCGATGACTATGAGGCCGCTAAAGAACTGATCACAGCGCTTGTGAAATCCACTGATCAAAATGCAGTTGATGCTATTAGATCAAATGTATAG
- a CDS encoding diacylglycerol/lipid kinase family protein, producing the protein MYIIIVNPAAGNGKAKKVFNRIQKEPLYKQKNCRSFHTNRSGHAERLAGQIAAIHYESIEAVMVIGRDGTLHAVLNGLAKYPELPIAPIPAGSGNDFARGIAFKLSGVELFKKVVTNPKRVVISPGTYLLNEKHEHQKRFFINSVGIGLDGKVVALANRPTYRKVMKRLHLHSLSYIVSLLWNVIKLESEHLEVEIDHRKVVIPQAIMLTVANHPYFGKGMRISPQADIHQPTFHTIFIEPLPKWKVVTLFMFVFIGQHTRLKKVHELKGAYIRITAGKSLHMQVDGEQEVCNQCIIQRADQERILYGG; encoded by the coding sequence ATGTATATTATTATTGTGAATCCAGCGGCAGGAAATGGCAAGGCGAAAAAAGTATTTAATAGGATCCAGAAAGAACCGTTATATAAACAGAAAAACTGCCGATCGTTTCATACGAATAGAAGCGGACATGCTGAACGGCTGGCAGGGCAGATTGCCGCGATTCATTATGAGAGTATTGAGGCTGTTATGGTTATTGGAAGAGACGGAACGCTTCATGCAGTGTTAAATGGCTTGGCGAAATATCCAGAGCTGCCTATTGCTCCGATTCCAGCAGGGTCTGGCAATGACTTTGCAAGAGGAATTGCATTTAAATTATCTGGTGTTGAACTTTTTAAAAAGGTTGTTACGAATCCGAAACGGGTCGTGATAAGTCCAGGAACTTATCTTCTAAATGAAAAGCACGAACATCAGAAGCGATTTTTTATTAACAGTGTAGGGATTGGATTAGATGGCAAAGTTGTAGCCCTTGCTAATCGACCGACCTATAGAAAAGTGATGAAGCGACTGCATCTACACTCGCTAAGTTACATTGTGTCATTGCTGTGGAACGTTATTAAACTAGAATCAGAACATTTGGAGGTAGAAATTGATCACCGTAAAGTTGTAATCCCACAGGCGATAATGCTTACTGTGGCGAATCACCCTTATTTCGGAAAAGGGATGAGAATCTCTCCTCAAGCTGATATTCATCAGCCAACATTTCATACTATATTTATTGAGCCATTGCCTAAATGGAAAGTGGTGACTTTATTTATGTTCGTATTTATAGGGCAGCACACCCGGTTAAAAAAAGTGCACGAACTAAAGGGAGCATATATAAGAATTACTGCTGGAAAAAGTCTGCACATGCAAGTGGACGGAGAACAGGAAGTTTGTAATCAGTGTATAATACAACGAGCTGATCAAGAACGAATCTTGTATGGAGGATAA
- a CDS encoding NERD domain-containing protein yields MAQLIKLYDYISRYETNMYQYSSQYIRLKLENWKKIKHRWEQGELHPNEEEGESLYEREARDKMWLRFFRKEKVEYDVGTPEEPWTPATMMELKQYFLDGILPFQVKWASTTIQKKSFIEKTIYKDQMLKILLQRLPDTFLVMYYPVVEIKSVPVEAEILIIGPHEVEIISVMEVPDVTMIHPSSESSWQVEKMGEHAKVFSPMHGLKRTETFVRSVLHTYTLDFSFHKVVLAPSHTFDGAKPPFLTSYIDSTNFSEWLDKKRKLNAPLKHKQLKVANLLMRHTKTIAFKRPEWETDETSEK; encoded by the coding sequence GTGGCACAGTTAATTAAATTGTATGATTATATTTCGCGCTATGAAACCAATATGTACCAATATTCCAGCCAATACATCCGTTTGAAGCTGGAAAACTGGAAAAAGATCAAGCATCGTTGGGAGCAGGGAGAACTTCATCCAAACGAAGAGGAGGGAGAATCTCTCTATGAGAGAGAAGCCCGTGACAAAATGTGGCTTCGTTTTTTCAGAAAAGAAAAGGTAGAATACGATGTGGGGACACCCGAAGAACCCTGGACACCAGCGACAATGATGGAACTTAAGCAATATTTTCTAGACGGCATCCTCCCCTTCCAAGTTAAATGGGCTTCGACAACTATACAAAAGAAATCGTTCATAGAAAAAACAATTTATAAAGATCAAATGCTGAAAATACTGCTCCAACGCCTGCCTGACACATTTCTAGTAATGTATTACCCTGTGGTGGAAATTAAGTCTGTACCGGTTGAAGCGGAAATTTTGATCATTGGTCCTCATGAAGTTGAAATTATTTCAGTTATGGAAGTTCCTGATGTGACCATGATCCATCCATCCAGTGAGTCAAGCTGGCAAGTAGAGAAAATGGGAGAACATGCGAAAGTATTTAGTCCAATGCATGGTTTAAAGAGAACAGAAACCTTTGTGAGAAGTGTCCTTCATACGTATACGCTTGATTTTTCCTTTCATAAAGTCGTGCTGGCACCTTCGCACACTTTTGATGGAGCGAAACCCCCTTTTCTGACTTCTTACATTGATTCAACAAACTTTTCTGAGTGGCTTGATAAGAAAAGAAAATTAAATGCTCCGCTGAAACATAAACAGTTAAAAGTAGCTAATTTACTTATGCGTCATACTAAGACAATAGCCTTTAAGCGACCAGAATGGGAAACTGATGAAACGAGCGAAAAATAG
- a CDS encoding YtoQ family protein — protein MELTIYLAGQIHDDWRNELRGKARRKNMDIQFVGPQENHKRSDSIGEDILGQQPGKEYRDDAASSINNFRTQVLLSKADAVIALFGEEYKQWNTAMDAGLALQANKPLILIRPESLIHPLKELSNQATVTVETIEQALKVLAYVYE, from the coding sequence ATGGAACTCACTATTTATTTAGCTGGTCAAATTCATGACGATTGGCGCAATGAACTGAGGGGTAAGGCTAGAAGGAAGAATATGGACATTCAATTTGTTGGTCCACAGGAGAACCATAAACGTTCTGACAGTATTGGAGAAGACATCTTAGGTCAGCAGCCAGGAAAGGAATACCGGGATGATGCCGCTTCGAGTATCAATAATTTCAGAACTCAAGTTTTACTTTCCAAGGCAGATGCTGTTATCGCCTTATTTGGCGAGGAGTACAAACAATGGAATACAGCGATGGATGCAGGTCTTGCTCTTCAGGCAAATAAACCACTAATCTTAATCAGACCAGAATCCCTGATTCATCCATTAAAAGAATTGTCCAATCAAGCCACGGTTACTGTTGAAACAATCGAACAAGCATTAAAAGTTCTAGCATATGTTTACGAATAA
- a CDS encoding phosphotransferase family protein produces MNWLEHILGSNWKITPAGGSTGEAYYAQNGGKRLFLKRNSSPFLAVLSAEGIVPKLMWTKRLENGDVITAQDWLEGHELSAEEMKHPRVAALLSKIHHSSELLDMLMRLGKHPLTPHEVLTDLKENQKILGQVEPRIEIHQAIHYLENHVQEVEFARHVVCHCDTNHNNWLLSSRDQLYLIDWDNAMVADPALDLGMLLYSYIPQQDWDRWLNQYGVEPNAHLYKRMTWYAVSQSLAFIQWHMMRGEYKEASNRMIKLGEMMIHHEII; encoded by the coding sequence GTGAATTGGTTGGAGCACATATTAGGAAGCAACTGGAAAATAACGCCCGCTGGAGGTTCCACGGGTGAAGCATACTATGCTCAAAACGGGGGGAAGCGTTTATTCTTAAAACGTAACTCTTCACCTTTTCTTGCCGTTCTTTCTGCTGAAGGAATCGTGCCGAAGCTTATGTGGACGAAAAGATTAGAAAACGGGGATGTTATTACAGCTCAGGACTGGCTCGAGGGACATGAGTTAAGTGCTGAAGAAATGAAACATCCCAGAGTAGCTGCGTTACTAAGTAAAATTCACCATTCTTCTGAACTATTAGACATGCTCATGAGATTGGGGAAACACCCTTTAACCCCACATGAAGTACTAACAGATTTAAAGGAAAATCAAAAGATACTAGGTCAGGTGGAGCCACGCATCGAAATCCATCAAGCGATTCATTACTTAGAAAACCATGTACAAGAAGTAGAATTTGCCCGTCATGTGGTATGCCATTGTGATACAAACCATAATAATTGGCTGCTTTCCTCAAGAGATCAGTTGTATTTAATCGATTGGGATAATGCTATGGTGGCTGACCCAGCATTGGACCTGGGAATGCTTCTTTACTCTTATATCCCTCAGCAAGACTGGGATCGGTGGCTGAATCAATATGGTGTGGAACCGAATGCTCATTTGTATAAAAGAATGACATGGTATGCAGTCTCTCAATCACTAGCGTTCATTCAATGGCACATGATGCGGGGCGAATATAAAGAAGCTTCAAATAGAATGATTAAATTAGGGGAAATGATGATTCATCACGAAATCATCTAA
- the pepV gene encoding dipeptidase PepV produces the protein MNFNSLSHQYESEFTEKTMKLIRIPSVYKLNDEYPYGEHIDQALQTMLKIAEEDGFKTKNIESHAGHIEFGQGEEILGILGHLDIVPAGEGWETDPFSPVIKDGNLYGRGAQDDKGPVMAAYIAMKLLKQQGFQPNKRVRLILGTDEERDWQGIEHYFKQEDMPEFGFSPDASFPVINAEKGLLDTYVKIPLPEEEDDFELVTLNSGDRLNMVPSRAEANIKTIDSLEESFQSFLRNKGIIGEMSKQDGIVTLTMEGVSAHGSRPDKGRNAALLMVEYLQQLPFPVEHRTILTNLYDRLNDYSGEKIGLKCADTSGDLTLNVGSISWIKGEKCQVGINTRYPVSVEGDMVITKLSQYANEIGGTLELYDHLPALYVDAKHPYVQTLLAIYNNAAKEEENVQSIGGATYARSLSFGVAFGALFKDSPDTAHQENEHVRIKDMVKAIAIYAESIYKLTK, from the coding sequence ATGAACTTTAATTCTTTGAGCCATCAATATGAATCAGAATTTACCGAAAAGACCATGAAACTAATCCGTATTCCCAGCGTGTATAAATTAAACGACGAATATCCTTATGGTGAACACATTGATCAAGCTCTGCAAACTATGCTGAAGATAGCTGAGGAGGACGGTTTTAAAACAAAGAATATCGAAAGTCATGCCGGACATATTGAATTTGGCCAAGGGGAAGAAATTCTGGGTATCCTTGGTCATCTGGACATTGTCCCTGCAGGAGAGGGATGGGAGACTGATCCATTTTCACCGGTTATAAAAGATGGGAACCTTTATGGAAGAGGGGCACAAGATGATAAAGGTCCAGTAATGGCTGCTTATATTGCAATGAAGCTCCTCAAGCAACAAGGGTTTCAACCCAATAAACGCGTTCGACTTATCCTTGGTACAGATGAAGAAAGGGACTGGCAGGGCATTGAGCATTATTTTAAGCAGGAGGACATGCCTGAATTCGGTTTTTCTCCAGATGCTTCTTTTCCAGTTATTAATGCAGAAAAAGGTTTACTAGACACATATGTTAAGATCCCTTTACCAGAGGAGGAGGACGATTTTGAATTAGTAACACTGAATAGTGGAGACCGTCTTAATATGGTTCCTTCCCGGGCTGAGGCGAACATCAAAACAATTGATAGCTTAGAAGAGTCGTTCCAATCTTTTCTGAGAAATAAAGGAATAATAGGGGAAATGAGTAAGCAGGATGGGATAGTAACTTTGACTATGGAAGGTGTTTCTGCTCATGGGAGCAGGCCGGATAAAGGAAGAAATGCTGCTCTTCTTATGGTGGAGTATCTGCAGCAACTTCCTTTCCCGGTAGAGCATCGAACCATTCTTACTAATCTTTATGACAGGTTAAATGATTATTCTGGGGAAAAGATAGGGTTAAAGTGTGCTGATACTTCTGGTGATTTAACACTTAACGTCGGTTCCATAAGCTGGATTAAAGGAGAAAAGTGTCAGGTGGGAATCAATACCCGATATCCTGTTTCAGTCGAGGGGGACATGGTTATAACCAAATTATCACAGTATGCTAATGAAATAGGAGGGACATTGGAATTATATGATCATTTGCCTGCTCTTTATGTAGATGCAAAGCACCCTTATGTCCAAACATTATTAGCTATTTATAACAACGCTGCAAAGGAAGAAGAGAATGTACAATCAATTGGCGGGGCAACTTATGCCAGATCACTTTCTTTCGGGGTAGCTTTTGGAGCTTTATTTAAAGACAGTCCTGATACAGCCCACCAGGAAAATGAGCATGTCCGAATTAAGGATATGGTGAAGGCGATCGCTATTTATGCTGAATCGATTTATAAATTAACAAAATAA
- the trmB gene encoding tRNA (guanosine(46)-N7)-methyltransferase TrmB, with protein sequence MRLRHKPWADDYMDDNSHIVIRSPFEWKDSWNEAFDKDQPLHLEIGSGKGQFIAGMGKQHPDTNFIGIERVKSVIVGALKKVLDAETENVRLINEDAQDLRDLFAPNEVDHIYLNFSDPWPKSRHEKRRLTFHTFLEQYEDVLKPGGELTLKTDNRGLFEYSLASFSQFGMVLEEVSLDLHELEDSLNVPTEYEEKFSAKGQPIYRCKARFKD encoded by the coding sequence ATGCGTTTAAGACATAAACCCTGGGCAGACGATTATATGGATGACAACAGTCATATTGTAATCCGCAGCCCTTTTGAATGGAAAGACAGTTGGAATGAAGCGTTTGATAAGGATCAACCGCTTCATTTAGAAATAGGGTCAGGTAAAGGACAATTTATTGCTGGTATGGGGAAGCAGCATCCTGACACAAACTTCATTGGTATTGAGCGTGTGAAAAGTGTTATTGTAGGAGCTTTAAAGAAGGTACTAGACGCGGAAACGGAGAACGTTCGCCTGATTAATGAAGATGCTCAAGACTTGCGTGACCTTTTTGCACCGAATGAAGTCGACCATATTTATTTGAATTTCTCAGATCCTTGGCCAAAAAGCCGCCACGAAAAAAGAAGACTTACCTTCCACACATTTCTAGAGCAGTATGAAGATGTATTAAAACCTGGTGGCGAATTGACGCTTAAAACCGATAACCGTGGATTATTCGAGTACTCTCTGGCCAGTTTTTCACAATTTGGAATGGTCCTTGAAGAAGTTTCTTTGGACCTTCATGAACTTGAGGATTCCCTTAATGTTCCTACAGAATATGAAGAGAAGTTTTCAGCTAAAGGTCAGCCGATCTATCGATGTAAGGCCCGCTTTAAAGATTGA
- the thpR gene encoding RNA 2',3'-cyclic phosphodiesterase, which yields MGDHHYFIGIPLLNEKRDEFTALQQLLKHDMSYKNWTHPEDFHITIKFLGACATPVLESIKQQLMSYLWPKPFELRLGPADTFGKRERPRVFHIAVNSSSDLLMIHEGVEQICEQAGFAREGRRYSPHVTLAKKWIDGLSPLATEEVDSRFMRHYLMNVDRFCLYRVHPQLSPKYEVVYEVRLPSGGGAGGTVN from the coding sequence ATGGGAGATCATCATTATTTTATTGGGATTCCACTTTTAAATGAAAAGCGAGATGAATTCACAGCTCTACAACAACTGCTCAAGCATGATATGTCTTATAAGAACTGGACACATCCCGAAGATTTTCATATTACGATAAAGTTTTTGGGAGCATGTGCAACCCCTGTTCTTGAGTCTATTAAACAGCAACTGATGAGCTATTTGTGGCCGAAGCCATTTGAATTAAGGCTTGGACCTGCCGATACTTTTGGTAAGCGTGAACGTCCAAGAGTGTTTCATATTGCAGTTAATTCTTCTTCGGATCTATTGATGATACATGAAGGAGTTGAACAAATTTGTGAGCAGGCAGGATTCGCAAGGGAAGGGAGAAGGTATTCGCCTCATGTAACATTAGCGAAGAAGTGGATTGACGGTCTGTCTCCCTTGGCGACTGAGGAAGTCGACTCCCGGTTTATGAGGCATTACTTAATGAACGTCGACCGCTTTTGTCTTTACCGAGTACATCCTCAACTGTCTCCAAAGTATGAAGTGGTATATGAAGTCAGGCTGCCCAGTGGAGGTGGAGCTGGTGGCACAGTTAATTAA
- a CDS encoding DUF84 family protein produces MKIYIGSLNPTKIDSVKQIFAEDEVIGVEAQSKVAAQPFSDEETLEGAINRARECAALKRSDIGIGLEGGVMEIEDEWYLCNWGALVDQNENVYKASGARIPLPEEIKNGLQTGRELGELIDMYTEKTDVRKREGTIGVFTNGLVQREEMFGHVVKLLKGQWLYDQ; encoded by the coding sequence GTGAAAATTTATATAGGTTCACTTAACCCGACAAAGATTGATTCCGTTAAGCAAATCTTTGCAGAGGATGAAGTTATTGGGGTGGAAGCACAATCAAAGGTAGCCGCCCAGCCTTTTTCAGACGAAGAAACGTTAGAAGGAGCCATTAATCGTGCGCGTGAGTGTGCAGCCCTCAAGAGAAGTGACATCGGAATTGGATTAGAAGGTGGTGTCATGGAAATAGAGGACGAATGGTACCTTTGTAATTGGGGAGCGCTTGTAGATCAAAATGAGAATGTGTATAAAGCAAGCGGGGCGCGAATACCACTGCCTGAGGAAATTAAAAACGGACTTCAGACAGGAAGAGAGCTTGGAGAGTTAATTGATATGTACACAGAAAAAACAGATGTAAGGAAACGTGAAGGTACGATCGGCGTCTTCACGAACGGTTTGGTGCAACGCGAAGAAATGTTTGGACATGTAGTCAAACTTTTGAAAGGCCAATGGTTATACGACCAATAG
- a CDS encoding PepSY domain-containing protein: protein MNWKKVAIAAGVGALAGYVVKEQVANKQGVTPEKALKIAKEAFKKQGPISGSWIYMKPEELNKNGINYEVYRGGISKNQDGETSQYEFFIDSETGTIVDVEEATA, encoded by the coding sequence ATGAATTGGAAAAAGGTTGCAATAGCTGCTGGTGTTGGAGCACTTGCTGGTTATGTTGTAAAAGAACAAGTGGCAAACAAACAAGGTGTCACTCCTGAAAAAGCTTTAAAAATTGCTAAGGAAGCATTTAAAAAGCAAGGACCTATCAGCGGTTCATGGATTTACATGAAGCCAGAAGAGTTAAACAAAAATGGAATCAACTATGAAGTATATCGTGGTGGAATTTCTAAAAACCAGGATGGAGAAACCTCTCAATATGAGTTCTTCATTGATTCAGAAACAGGCACAATTGTCGATGTAGAAGAAGCAACTGCCTAA